From Chroococcidiopsis sp. TS-821, the proteins below share one genomic window:
- a CDS encoding DUF2892 domain-containing protein yields METNVGLLDRLIRLVVASVLFYLGFLYSGTALGIGLVVVGSVSLVTAMVGFCGLYRFLGIRTNQPNQQL; encoded by the coding sequence ATGGAAACAAATGTTGGTTTGCTCGATCGCCTGATCCGTTTGGTTGTGGCTTCTGTGTTGTTTTATCTAGGATTTCTCTACAGTGGCACTGCTTTGGGAATTGGGCTAGTGGTCGTAGGCAGTGTGTCTCTTGTTACAGCAATGGTTGGCTTCTGCGGTCTTTATCGCTTTCTCGGAATTCGCACAAACCAGCCTAACCAACAACTTTAG